A genomic segment from Azospirillum sp. TSH58 encodes:
- a CDS encoding manganese efflux pump MntP family protein gives MFGATSLVLAVSLSMDSFAAALGRGAVQKRPGLSEALRVGFAFGACQLSMASIGWAVGSAFAGFVQAIDHWIAFGLLLLIGGSMIRNALAGEDDDEAAATRSGWLALLTVAVATSIDASAVGVGLAMADVNIAVTASLIGVVTFLMGFGGVLVGRAAGPLLGRRAELIGGLGLLAIGTKILIEHTLL, from the coding sequence ATGTTCGGTGCCACCTCCCTCGTCCTCGCCGTCAGCCTTTCCATGGACAGCTTCGCCGCGGCGCTTGGTCGCGGCGCCGTTCAGAAGCGTCCCGGCCTGTCCGAGGCCTTGCGGGTCGGCTTCGCCTTCGGCGCCTGCCAGCTTTCGATGGCCTCGATCGGCTGGGCGGTGGGCTCGGCCTTCGCCGGCTTCGTCCAGGCCATCGACCACTGGATCGCCTTCGGCCTGCTGCTGCTGATCGGCGGTTCGATGATCCGCAACGCGCTTGCCGGGGAAGACGACGACGAGGCGGCGGCCACGCGCTCGGGCTGGCTGGCCCTGCTGACCGTGGCGGTGGCGACCAGCATCGACGCCAGCGCGGTGGGGGTCGGCCTCGCCATGGCCGATGTGAACATCGCGGTGACCGCCAGCCTGATCGGCGTCGTCACCTTCCTGATGGGCTTCGGCGGCGTCCTGGTGGGCCGGGCCGCCGGCCCGCTGCTGGGCCGCCGGGCCGAACTGATCGGCGGTCTCGGCCTGCTCGCCATCGGCACCAAGATCCTGATCGAGCACACCCTGCTGTAA